From Jeotgalibaca dankookensis, one genomic window encodes:
- a CDS encoding DUF2207 domain-containing protein, translated as MLKKVMAVISLSFLLVLILPMRSVQAKSYEIINYDVTVDIVEDGSAYFKEKITYDFEGEFNGFLFDLDYEPHETPTDLLVKVEEVGKEPVIISRDNSQTSGTYEVEDTETYLNFTVYNPVEDQALTVVYEYRIPDMVTNYNDIAQFNRKVIGGAWEDVLYDVDIRISLPHPVEPGELQAWAHGDATGQVTIENDQFVDLSLDANPAETFVEANVIFPTYITFDNTNQVEEDRLQTILANEASLQREQEAQRERFLLISIILGIIGPIFTLFVLWWLRKKYMQTNPNPYQEPDYVYELPEDMSPAIMMKAVFKKNPDAVDVSATILDLVRKGYLKMEELDLPRGFDYRLTKLKEPSDALFEHEKQLLFWLIDQTGDGQSVTFSEIEESDASPKKAKRFNEEREEWVRTVAEDAQSYTVHYRAPHASLAFGLMVMSVVASIIFFVGLVAAAFILDVAWLHVLAIVGVSLGIYTAYYYSQHPPLTPEGDRAGKDWRAFKRMLEDVGDFRMEDIGSVGLWDVYVVYATAFGIAETVLDQMAIQYPEDLVQTTSLFYPYYYYNPFYIGFVNQSVSSGMAAAAPSLSASGAGGEFSGGSSGGSGGGSGGGAF; from the coding sequence GTGCTAAAAAAAGTGATGGCTGTCATAAGTCTGTCCTTCTTATTGGTCTTAATCTTGCCAATGAGGAGCGTTCAAGCGAAGTCTTATGAGATTATTAACTACGATGTGACGGTTGATATAGTAGAAGATGGTAGTGCCTATTTTAAAGAAAAAATTACTTATGATTTTGAAGGGGAGTTTAATGGCTTTCTATTTGATTTGGATTATGAACCTCATGAAACACCAACTGATCTCTTGGTAAAGGTTGAAGAAGTAGGTAAGGAGCCCGTAATAATATCCCGAGATAACTCACAAACTAGCGGAACTTATGAAGTCGAGGATACCGAAACCTATTTAAATTTCACAGTTTATAATCCTGTCGAAGATCAGGCATTAACAGTTGTTTATGAGTATCGGATTCCCGATATGGTCACGAACTATAACGACATCGCTCAATTTAATCGGAAGGTCATTGGAGGGGCTTGGGAAGATGTTTTATATGATGTGGATATTCGTATCAGTCTCCCGCATCCAGTTGAGCCAGGTGAGTTACAGGCATGGGCACATGGCGATGCGACCGGTCAGGTGACAATTGAAAATGATCAGTTTGTCGATTTGAGTCTAGATGCTAATCCGGCCGAAACGTTTGTCGAAGCAAATGTTATTTTTCCCACATATATAACCTTTGATAATACCAATCAGGTGGAAGAAGATCGTCTGCAAACCATATTAGCAAATGAAGCAAGTTTACAAAGAGAGCAAGAAGCTCAGCGCGAGCGTTTTCTTTTAATTAGTATTATTCTGGGTATCATTGGACCAATTTTTACTCTCTTCGTCTTATGGTGGTTGCGGAAAAAATACATGCAAACAAATCCGAATCCTTATCAGGAACCTGATTACGTCTATGAACTGCCAGAAGATATGTCTCCAGCTATTATGATGAAAGCTGTTTTTAAAAAGAATCCAGATGCAGTGGATGTATCGGCTACTATTCTTGATTTGGTTCGTAAAGGTTATTTAAAAATGGAAGAACTAGATTTGCCCCGTGGCTTTGACTACCGACTAACTAAACTAAAGGAACCAAGTGATGCGCTCTTTGAACATGAAAAACAATTGCTTTTTTGGCTGATTGACCAAACAGGAGATGGACAGTCCGTTACCTTTAGTGAAATTGAAGAGAGTGATGCAAGTCCTAAAAAAGCGAAACGGTTTAATGAGGAACGAGAAGAATGGGTACGAACGGTAGCAGAAGATGCGCAAAGTTATACGGTACATTACCGTGCACCCCATGCCAGTTTAGCTTTTGGACTAATGGTGATGAGTGTAGTGGCATCGATTATCTTTTTTGTTGGGTTAGTTGCTGCTGCTTTTATACTAGATGTAGCCTGGTTGCACGTGCTCGCCATTGTCGGTGTTAGCCTCGGTATTTATACCGCCTACTATTATAGTCAACATCCACCGCTCACACCAGAAGGAGACCGAGCTGGAAAAGATTGGCGTGCCTTTAAGCGGATGCTTGAAGATGTAGGGGATTTTCGTATGGAAGATATCGGTTCAGTTGGATTATGGGATGTATATGTGGTTTATGCAACAGCTTTTGGAATAGCTGAAACGGTTTTAGATCAAATGGCGATTCAATACCCAGAAGACCTTGTACAAACCACTTCCCTTTTCTATCCTTACTATTATTACAATCCTTTTTATATTGGTTTTGTAAATCAAAGTGTTTCCAGTGGAATGGCTGCAGCCGCTCCTAGTTTATCTGCATCAGGAGCAGGAGGCGAATTTAGCGGGGGCTCATCAGGCGGTTCAGGTGGGGGTTCAGGCGGTGGCGCCTTTTAA
- a CDS encoding two-component system regulatory protein YycI yields MDYKRIQMILIVTFSVLNLYLLTILLEKNDAFNLGDPSSTVNLEEGLRNESIDTRTLSSEQEMIPVIKTDKNDFLEAQATSLKNQVARMENNILLSVLSEPIKLDFDTQALTLSERTAPLEAFIDDGYVLRGSDYELFSYQPSNRRIIYVQKTDDNIAIADGTSSLIFYLNDQNQVTSYEQTYAGILEVQGRPRTVISEQSAIETLYLNNQIPSNSSIQLLTLAYYQTLSLSDMNIYSPMWYVEITRDNLPIITKWVDALTGSVIKAPIVIEEAEVEEEAKINTSRDKASLIMGNN; encoded by the coding sequence TTGGATTATAAACGTATTCAGATGATCTTAATTGTAACTTTTTCCGTTTTAAACCTCTACCTCTTGACCATTCTTCTCGAAAAAAATGATGCATTCAATTTGGGAGATCCAAGTAGTACGGTCAACTTAGAAGAAGGATTGCGTAATGAAAGTATTGATACGCGTACGCTAAGTAGTGAACAAGAAATGATTCCGGTCATTAAAACAGATAAAAACGATTTTTTAGAAGCGCAAGCAACAAGTTTGAAAAATCAAGTTGCACGTATGGAGAATAATATTTTATTGAGTGTGCTTTCAGAACCCATTAAGTTGGATTTTGATACACAAGCGCTTACTCTTTCTGAACGAACCGCTCCTCTGGAAGCCTTTATCGATGACGGGTACGTATTGCGAGGAAGTGACTATGAGTTATTTTCATACCAACCTAGCAATCGGCGCATCATTTATGTCCAAAAAACAGATGATAACATAGCTATTGCAGATGGGACTTCTTCACTTATTTTTTATCTCAATGACCAAAATCAAGTCACATCTTACGAACAAACGTATGCGGGCATTCTTGAGGTACAAGGACGACCGCGTACCGTTATTTCAGAACAGAGCGCTATTGAAACCTTATATTTAAATAACCAAATCCCTTCAAATTCGAGCATTCAATTACTGACTTTAGCGTATTACCAAACTTTGAGTTTGAGCGATATGAATATATACAGTCCCATGTGGTATGTTGAAATTACACGGGATAATCTACCGATTATTACCAAATGGGTAGATGCCTTAACTGGTAGTGTTATTAAAGCCCCAATTGTGATTGAAGAAGCAGAAGTAGAAGAGGAAGCAAAAATTAATACTAGTCGTGATAAAGCTAGCTTAATAATGGGTAATAATTAA
- a CDS encoding YycH family regulatory protein, giving the protein MKREGSSLITYTLYLMVILSLFLTWRILSVPSGTVEIQTVSPSQQTTNLSSVKNIDDVFRPHQIVFHKASDSFVSQDDEIVKKADNFLKNWELSELFFEGTYSREEYNTLILNRNKVEINFPASIYLGMLTRYFERLPEGFDNNTISRIIISMNEDDPIYLIDDKSLNVYIAERSNVSLEPLLNIYTNSPEKFIKSETYTFENGVRFLPQSDVSLNKVVYLSEKQPNSFFINRLFDDTTELRDDSNEQLTIYSDNVSQLKIDKKTGVLYYYRNNLDETELSAYQHVRDSFHTLKFMDTWTQAFYFNGYDTESDDVFYRRYLNGLPISGQWNPGLIKMEMSSSGLVELTYPTEVIQTPLEDRKEAITVPYVQTVIQQLDEAGIRYNDIQDMEIAYEWSSSDESSRIATLLPTWFINLDGNWKTLEEWLVETERGERVGL; this is encoded by the coding sequence ATGAAACGTGAAGGTTCAAGCCTAATTACTTACACGCTTTATCTTATGGTTATTTTGAGCTTATTTTTAACTTGGCGGATACTGAGTGTTCCTTCTGGGACGGTTGAAATTCAAACGGTCTCACCTTCCCAACAAACAACCAATCTTTCTAGTGTAAAAAATATTGATGATGTCTTTCGTCCCCATCAAATTGTTTTCCACAAGGCTAGCGATTCTTTTGTGAGTCAAGATGACGAGATCGTTAAAAAAGCCGATAATTTTTTGAAAAACTGGGAGTTATCCGAGCTCTTTTTTGAAGGAACTTACTCGCGTGAAGAGTACAACACCTTGATTTTGAACCGTAATAAAGTTGAAATAAACTTTCCAGCGTCCATTTATCTGGGAATGTTGACGCGTTATTTTGAGCGGTTGCCGGAAGGATTCGATAATAATACGATTTCACGTATTATTATTTCAATGAATGAGGATGATCCCATCTATTTAATTGATGATAAAAGCTTAAATGTCTATATCGCTGAACGTTCAAACGTATCTTTAGAACCTTTGTTAAATATTTATACCAACAGCCCTGAAAAGTTTATCAAGTCAGAAACATATACCTTTGAAAATGGCGTTCGCTTCTTACCACAATCTGATGTCTCCTTAAATAAGGTTGTTTACCTATCGGAAAAACAACCCAACAGCTTTTTTATTAATCGATTGTTTGATGATACAACAGAACTACGGGATGACAGCAATGAACAATTAACGATCTATAGCGATAATGTCTCCCAACTAAAAATTGATAAAAAGACTGGTGTTCTATATTACTACCGTAATAACTTAGATGAAACGGAATTGTCTGCCTACCAACATGTCCGTGATAGTTTCCATACACTTAAATTTATGGATACGTGGACCCAAGCCTTTTATTTTAATGGCTATGATACAGAAAGCGACGATGTGTTTTACCGGCGTTATCTAAATGGGTTACCTATTTCTGGTCAATGGAATCCGGGTCTCATTAAAATGGAAATGTCTAGCTCAGGGTTAGTCGAATTAACTTACCCGACTGAAGTCATCCAAACGCCACTTGAGGACCGTAAGGAAGCAATAACCGTTCCGTATGTTCAAACAGTAATTCAACAACTAGATGAAGCAGGAATTCGCTATAACGACATCCAAGACATGGAGATTGCGTATGAATGGAGCAGTAGCGACGAGAGCAGCCGTATTGCGACGCTTTTACCGACATGGTTTATAAACCTAGATGGAAACTGGAAAACCTTGGAAGAATGGCTGGTTGAGACGGAAAGAGGTGAAAGAGTTGGATTATAA
- the walK gene encoding cell wall metabolism sensor histidine kinase WalK, with the protein MIKKIKWRNSIHFKIPMLFIFLLLVSLQIIGAYFIRQLESDLISNFDSQMSLNVRFLENSVTPVLESENQEEINLATQNVLRDYIGGDFLEVQVIDAKGYIVGINDQTRQSMVGTKSTDRDVQQSLLLESDRKYQYLDEERNSRVLKTVSSIFSPTNPDEIIGAVMMESNIEVVYTQISEVVQILVSASAVAVVITIFLAIIISQGVARPIAEMRTQTLAIAQGNYSGKIRIYGNDEMGQLAETINDLALKVKDAQETTEAERQRLDSVLKHMSDGVIATDRRGRVMIINNRAVELLGINQEDAVGKSIMKVLNLDKTFTFRHLLEKDDELILHVENEDDKEDSTLQGEFSIIQRETGFISGVVCVLTDITEQEKIEQERRNFVSNVSHELRTPLTSVKSYTESLQEGAWKNPEIAPSFLKVIATETERMIRMVSDLLHLSRMDQGNMELEKEYISINDLLSHILDRFDMMVQSGALRDKNYQIVRDFTKRTLWVDVDQDKITQVIDNIMNNALKYSPEGGTITCRLMETHNSVVMSITDEGMGIPRKDLSHIFERFYRVDRARARSMGGTGLGLAISKEVLLLHGGRIWATSLENKGSTFFISLPYVSFEEEEWS; encoded by the coding sequence ATGATAAAAAAAATTAAATGGAGAAATTCTATCCACTTTAAGATACCAATGCTATTTATTTTCTTGCTATTGGTATCTTTACAAATTATTGGCGCCTATTTCATACGTCAACTCGAGTCTGACTTAATCAGTAACTTTGATAGTCAGATGAGTTTGAATGTCCGTTTTTTAGAAAATTCAGTCACACCAGTACTTGAAAGTGAAAATCAGGAAGAAATTAACTTGGCCACACAAAATGTTTTGCGTGACTATATTGGTGGTGATTTTCTAGAAGTACAAGTAATTGATGCAAAAGGTTACATTGTTGGAATTAACGACCAAACTAGGCAATCCATGGTTGGAACAAAATCTACCGATCGCGATGTTCAACAATCTTTATTGTTAGAAAGTGATCGCAAATATCAGTACTTAGATGAAGAACGTAATAGTCGGGTATTAAAAACAGTCTCATCGATATTCTCTCCTACTAATCCGGATGAGATAATCGGTGCTGTTATGATGGAATCAAACATTGAGGTTGTGTACACTCAAATTAGTGAAGTTGTACAAATCCTAGTCAGTGCATCGGCCGTTGCAGTTGTGATTACTATCTTCTTGGCGATTATTATATCTCAAGGAGTAGCGCGTCCCATTGCAGAGATGCGCACACAGACACTAGCGATTGCTCAAGGAAATTATTCGGGAAAAATTCGTATTTATGGAAATGATGAAATGGGACAACTAGCCGAAACTATTAATGACTTGGCCTTAAAAGTAAAAGATGCTCAAGAAACTACTGAAGCAGAACGACAACGATTAGATAGTGTTTTAAAGCACATGTCAGATGGTGTTATCGCAACAGATCGACGTGGTCGTGTGATGATTATTAATAATCGAGCGGTTGAACTTTTGGGTATTAACCAAGAAGACGCTGTTGGGAAATCAATTATGAAAGTTCTCAATCTTGATAAAACCTTCACCTTCCGACATCTTTTAGAAAAAGATGATGAGTTAATTTTGCATGTTGAAAACGAAGATGATAAGGAAGATTCTACCCTTCAAGGGGAGTTCTCGATTATCCAGCGCGAAACAGGATTTATTAGTGGTGTTGTCTGTGTATTAACTGATATTACCGAACAAGAAAAAATTGAACAAGAAAGACGCAACTTTGTTTCGAACGTTTCCCATGAATTACGGACACCTTTAACCAGTGTAAAAAGTTATACGGAATCCTTACAAGAGGGCGCTTGGAAAAACCCAGAGATTGCACCTTCGTTCTTAAAAGTCATTGCAACAGAAACCGAGCGCATGATTCGAATGGTTTCAGATCTCCTTCATTTATCACGAATGGATCAAGGAAATATGGAATTAGAAAAAGAATACATTAGTATCAATGATCTCCTCAGCCACATACTAGATCGTTTCGATATGATGGTACAGTCGGGTGCACTTCGAGATAAAAACTATCAAATTGTTCGAGATTTTACCAAACGAACATTGTGGGTAGATGTCGATCAAGATAAAATTACCCAAGTGATAGATAATATTATGAATAATGCCTTGAAATACTCACCAGAAGGCGGAACCATTACCTGTCGTTTGATGGAAACCCATAATAGTGTCGTGATGAGTATTACAGACGAAGGAATGGGTATTCCTCGCAAAGATCTCTCACACATCTTTGAAAGGTTTTACCGAGTGGATAGAGCGAGAGCACGTTCGATGGGTGGAACAGGCCTTGGTTTAGCAATTTCTAAAGAAGTATTGCTGTTACATGGGGGCCGCATTTGGGCGACAAGTTTGGAGAACAAAGGATCAACCTTCTTTATTTCGCTTCCCTATGTCTCATTTGAAGAGGAGGAATGGTCATGA
- the yycF gene encoding response regulator YycF encodes MKKILIVDDEKPISDIINFNLAKEGYEIHTAFDGEEAVNQFETVQPDLVLLDLMLPKMDGLEVCRQIRKNSDVPIIMLTAKDSEIDKVLGLELGADDYITKPFSNRELVARVKANLRRVNVAPVTEPEEAAVNEIHIGALTIHEGLYSVSKRGEELELTHREFELLHYLAKNLGQVMTREHLLQTVWGYDYFGDVRTVDVTVRRLREKIEDTPSHPAWLITRRGVGYFLRNPDLE; translated from the coding sequence ATGAAGAAAATATTAATTGTAGATGACGAGAAACCAATCTCTGACATTATTAATTTTAATCTTGCAAAGGAAGGGTATGAAATTCATACCGCTTTCGACGGAGAAGAAGCCGTTAATCAGTTCGAAACGGTACAACCTGATTTAGTCTTACTAGACTTAATGTTACCAAAAATGGATGGGTTAGAAGTATGCCGCCAAATTCGCAAGAACAGTGACGTTCCAATCATTATGTTAACCGCAAAAGATTCTGAAATTGATAAGGTGCTCGGTTTAGAGCTGGGGGCAGATGATTATATAACCAAACCCTTCTCAAATCGCGAATTAGTTGCCCGCGTGAAAGCTAACTTAAGGCGGGTTAACGTGGCACCTGTTACGGAACCAGAAGAAGCTGCAGTTAATGAAATTCATATTGGTGCGCTTACGATTCACGAAGGACTCTATTCTGTATCGAAACGGGGCGAAGAGCTTGAACTTACTCATCGCGAATTTGAATTGCTTCATTATCTAGCTAAAAATCTTGGTCAAGTTATGACGCGGGAACATTTGCTTCAAACAGTTTGGGGTTATGACTACTTTGGAGACGTTCGTACAGTTGATGTGACCGTTCGACGTCTGCGTGAAAAAATCGAGGATACTCCTAGTCATCCAGCTTGGCTTATTACCCGTAGGGGAGTGGGTTACTTCTTGAGGAATCCAGATCTGGAGTAA
- a CDS encoding L,D-transpeptidase family protein, which produces MNKKSLIIASISALAVLIIAYVVGGLYYTSRFLPNTFVQETEISGETVAEASRQINERLEGRTVAVVENGQTLKEITPKELKISFDSPDYFKKVQEQQNHWAWPVAFFNEKQVDAKNISLKFDEAAVSTLLEEVKESDQERFAPVNAQVKNKEGTFYVEEEVPGTEINKEKFEEELTNVMISQADTLAVENTYLLATLTKDSEELKERIATLQNAADTTITYTLAGQEIQVPKEQIAQWLSVDETGQVVVDRDAARGYLDGLHDQYATFGKPRSFKSTNRGTVEVPAGEYGWSVAVEEESGNLVDYILAGENVTVTPAILGSGYHEDGTDIGNTYIEIDLASQNMYYYQNGERVFETPIVSGHSQTPTPVGVFMAWNKVEDTDLIGYNPRRGNDYAQPVDYWIPIDWDGVGIHDAAWQASFSPEQWKTNGSNGCINTPPGAMGQLYALIDIGTPVVIF; this is translated from the coding sequence ATGAATAAAAAATCACTGATAATAGCAAGTATTAGCGCTCTAGCGGTTCTCATCATTGCGTATGTAGTAGGAGGACTCTATTATACGAGTCGGTTCCTACCTAATACTTTTGTACAAGAAACTGAAATATCTGGAGAAACAGTAGCCGAAGCTAGTCGTCAAATTAATGAAAGACTAGAGGGCAGAACAGTTGCCGTTGTTGAAAATGGTCAAACACTTAAAGAAATTACCCCTAAAGAATTAAAGATTAGTTTCGACAGTCCCGATTACTTCAAAAAGGTTCAAGAACAACAGAATCATTGGGCTTGGCCAGTAGCCTTTTTTAATGAAAAGCAAGTAGATGCTAAAAATATTAGCTTGAAATTTGATGAAGCAGCTGTTTCTACCTTACTAGAAGAAGTAAAGGAATCGGATCAAGAGCGTTTCGCACCAGTTAATGCACAGGTAAAAAATAAAGAAGGCACTTTTTATGTCGAAGAAGAAGTTCCAGGTACAGAAATTAATAAGGAAAAATTTGAAGAAGAGCTCACAAATGTGATGATTTCCCAAGCAGATACCTTAGCAGTTGAAAACACATATCTCCTTGCAACTCTAACAAAAGACAGTGAAGAACTTAAAGAAAGAATTGCAACATTACAAAATGCAGCTGATACAACGATTACTTATACATTGGCTGGACAAGAAATTCAAGTACCAAAAGAACAAATTGCTCAATGGTTATCAGTAGATGAAACGGGTCAAGTAGTCGTTGATAGAGATGCAGCACGTGGCTATCTTGATGGATTACATGATCAATATGCAACCTTTGGCAAACCCCGTTCCTTTAAGAGTACGAACCGTGGTACTGTAGAAGTACCAGCTGGTGAATATGGATGGTCCGTTGCCGTAGAAGAAGAATCTGGTAATTTAGTAGACTATATTCTAGCAGGCGAAAATGTTACGGTAACACCGGCTATACTTGGTTCAGGCTATCATGAAGATGGAACCGATATTGGGAATACCTATATTGAAATTGATTTAGCTTCGCAAAATATGTATTATTACCAAAATGGTGAACGCGTATTTGAGACACCGATTGTATCTGGCCACTCACAAACCCCAACGCCCGTTGGTGTTTTTATGGCTTGGAATAAGGTGGAAGACACAGATTTAATTGGTTATAATCCAAGACGTGGTAATGATTACGCGCAACCAGTAGATTATTGGATTCCGATTGACTGGGATGGTGTTGGAATCCATGATGCCGCTTGGCAAGCATCTTTTTCTCCCGAACAATGGAAGACAAATGGATCAAACGGCTGTATCAATACACCGCCTGGTGCAATGGGACAACTATACGCATTAATCGATATTGGTACCCCCGTCGTTATTTTTTAA
- a CDS encoding O-methyltransferase, whose product MMRRPVVKEELVDFMRQELKPFSGKLAELEAYAHERGIPIIPHETAVFLNMIVGLLQPQNILEIGTAIGFSGSLMAQHLNENGHLTTIDRFDIMIERAKANFDRMGLADKVTLLEGDAADILPTLDQTFDFIFMDSAKAKYYEFLPYCMRQLKVGGVLMIDDVFQGGTILEDEKDIPKRVRKIHRRLNQLMETVLDHPALETSLIPLGDGLLMIKKQAEFDFSYILDSL is encoded by the coding sequence ATGATGCGACGTCCGGTTGTAAAAGAAGAATTAGTTGATTTTATGCGTCAAGAATTAAAACCTTTTTCGGGTAAATTAGCAGAATTAGAAGCCTACGCCCATGAGCGCGGTATCCCTATTATTCCTCATGAAACAGCTGTTTTTTTAAATATGATAGTGGGACTTTTACAACCACAAAATATTTTGGAAATAGGGACGGCAATTGGCTTTTCAGGGAGTTTAATGGCTCAACATTTAAATGAGAATGGGCACTTAACTACTATTGACCGATTTGATATTATGATTGAACGCGCTAAAGCTAATTTTGATAGAATGGGACTAGCTGATAAAGTCACCTTGTTAGAAGGCGATGCTGCGGATATATTGCCAACATTAGACCAAACTTTTGATTTTATCTTTATGGATAGTGCAAAGGCTAAGTATTATGAGTTTTTACCTTATTGTATGCGTCAATTAAAAGTAGGTGGCGTCTTAATGATTGATGATGTCTTCCAAGGTGGTACCATTTTAGAAGATGAAAAAGACATTCCTAAACGGGTCCGTAAAATCCACCGTCGTCTTAACCAGTTGATGGAGACGGTATTAGACCACCCTGCTCTTGAAACTTCATTAATTCCTTTAGGGGACGGTCTATTAATGATAAAAAAACAAGCTGAGTTTGACTTTTCCTATATCCTAGACAGTTTATAA
- a CDS encoding hemolysin family protein: MNPDPEAQRLLSSILIVVVLTIVNAFFASAELAFVSINRQKMMKMAEDGDRKAKKVLKLLDNSDDFLATIQVAITLAGFLNSASAASNFIPFLRPLLGGITGWETIATITVTLILSYITLVLGELYPKQIALQMPEQIARFTAGPIAIVKWFSKPFVWLLSISTSVLKKISPIDFTQQEEKLTRDEMRQILAQSRGQGAIDPSEFTMMEGVLSLDTRLARELMVPRTDTLMIDLDDDLNDNLELVLESPYSRLPVYENDKDNIIGVLHMKNVLKASKDIGFEALDFRSLVNDPLFVPSTIFIDDLLVEFRKQHTHLAILKDEYGGVEGIVTLEDLLEEIVGDIEDEYDEIQRLSRKLDEKNYFINGKMSLQKFNTLFETEIESNEVDTIGGYMIEEIGYFPDDDEKLSVRIGPYILTTAKVESGRIRSVHVEHKPKEQPAVEEK, encoded by the coding sequence ATGAACCCAGACCCCGAAGCCCAGCGATTGCTGTCATCTATTTTAATTGTGGTCGTGCTAACCATTGTGAATGCTTTTTTTGCTTCAGCGGAATTAGCTTTTGTATCAATTAACCGGCAAAAAATGATGAAAATGGCCGAAGATGGCGATCGTAAAGCGAAAAAGGTTTTAAAGCTTTTAGATAATTCTGATGATTTTTTAGCAACCATACAAGTGGCAATTACACTAGCAGGGTTTCTTAATAGTGCATCTGCAGCATCTAACTTTATACCTTTCCTTCGTCCTTTATTGGGTGGTATAACCGGATGGGAAACGATTGCGACTATTACAGTAACGTTAATTCTATCATATATTACACTTGTATTGGGAGAGCTGTATCCCAAACAGATTGCCCTGCAAATGCCAGAGCAGATTGCTCGTTTTACGGCAGGACCAATTGCTATTGTGAAATGGTTTAGTAAACCCTTTGTCTGGTTATTGTCTATATCAACCAGTGTTTTGAAAAAAATATCGCCAATTGATTTCACACAACAAGAAGAGAAGCTAACACGTGATGAAATGCGTCAAATACTTGCTCAAAGTCGAGGACAAGGTGCAATTGATCCGTCAGAATTTACAATGATGGAAGGCGTTCTATCCTTAGACACACGCTTGGCACGTGAATTGATGGTACCTCGTACGGATACTTTGATGATTGATTTAGACGATGATTTAAATGATAATCTAGAATTAGTTCTAGAGAGTCCTTATTCACGTTTACCCGTATACGAAAATGACAAGGATAATATTATTGGCGTTTTGCACATGAAAAATGTTCTAAAGGCATCTAAAGATATCGGTTTTGAAGCTTTAGATTTCCGCTCTTTAGTCAATGACCCCTTATTTGTTCCCTCCACCATCTTTATTGATGACTTATTGGTAGAATTCCGTAAGCAACACACCCATCTTGCAATTTTAAAAGATGAATATGGGGGTGTTGAAGGGATTGTTACTTTAGAAGACTTATTAGAAGAAATCGTTGGTGACATTGAAGATGAATACGATGAAATTCAACGGCTCTCCCGTAAACTGGATGAGAAAAACTATTTTATTAATGGGAAAATGAGTCTGCAAAAATTTAACACCCTCTTCGAAACCGAAATCGAATCAAATGAAGTTGATACGATTGGTGGATATATGATTGAAGAGATTGGGTATTTCCCTGATGATGATGAAAAGTTAAGTGTGCGCATTGGGCCTTATATCCTAACAACGGCCAAAGTCGAAAGTGGCCGAATCCGATCGGTCCATGTGGAACATAAACCAAAAGAACAACCAGCTGTAGAAGAAAAATAA
- the cbpA gene encoding cyclic di-AMP binding protein CbpA: MLIRSLAIPKRDLTTVKESATLQEAIDILEESGYRCVPVLDETEKLFRGNIYKMHIYRHKANGGDMSLPVTHLLKNATKFISIDSSFFKIFFTIKELPYIAVLNKDMTFFGILTHSSLLNMLAQSWSVDIGSYVLTIVAPSRKGDLFQITKVINKTTSIANVITLDGTRDDVLRRVLVTLPAETTRAELDTIIAGLEKMDYSVVSVENLQKT; this comes from the coding sequence ATGCTTATTCGCTCGCTTGCCATTCCTAAAAGGGATCTTACTACGGTAAAAGAGTCTGCTACATTACAAGAAGCAATTGATATTCTTGAAGAATCTGGTTATCGTTGTGTGCCAGTTTTGGATGAGACTGAAAAACTTTTTAGAGGAAATATTTATAAAATGCATATTTATCGTCACAAAGCAAACGGTGGCGATATGAGCTTACCTGTTACACATTTGTTAAAAAACGCTACCAAATTTATTTCTATTGATAGCTCATTTTTCAAAATTTTCTTCACCATCAAGGAATTACCTTATATTGCTGTATTAAATAAAGATATGACTTTCTTTGGTATTTTGACTCACAGCAGCTTATTAAATATGCTGGCTCAGTCTTGGAGCGTAGACATTGGGAGTTACGTGTTAACTATTGTTGCACCAAGCCGTAAAGGTGATCTCTTTCAAATTACGAAAGTTATTAATAAAACAACCAGTATTGCCAATGTGATCACTTTAGATGGGACACGTGATGACGTTTTGCGACGCGTCTTGGTAACCTTACCAGCTGAAACAACGCGTGCTGAACTTGATACCATTATTGCCGGACTAGAAAAAATGGACTACAGCGTGGTTTCTGTCGAAAATCTACAAAAAACCTAA